A single Planctomycetota bacterium DNA region contains:
- the urtC gene encoding urea ABC transporter permease subunit UrtC gives MRPGPRCSCCCSSCCSSSAAPPDSSRTRGDSPMPEAVHHTRLLVNARRRRDIIGGLVMAFLGLVFVPMLYASGLMSIVMVNKLGQFVAFSIVAIGLDLVWGYMGVLSLCQFLFFAIGGYAMGMYLALHGPLDGVHNVPRALYVVSSSVGDISLPWFWRPFKYFPLAVILGLSLSGFIAFLVGLSGFISRVRGVYFSILTQAITVAFWLIFQKNDIRLCGTNGLTNFVTILGYKLASDTDAAWYMQTRFWLYIVSVLCMLLAFFVARLLVNSPFGRVLIAVRDDESRLRFFGYKTWMFKTMTFTIAGVFAGVGGMLYSPQKGIITPEQMTAFASILVAVWVALGGRGTLWGAVLGTIAVNLLYDTLTSRVPDAWPFALGGLFILVVLILPGGLMSLPEKLAGLANRAKTAPAPATTANKDAVAEVVPNGGES, from the coding sequence ATGCGACCTGGTCCAAGGTGCTCGTGCTGCTGCTCGTCGTGCTGTTCATCCAGCGCCGCCCCTCCGGACTCTTCCCGGACAAGGGGAGACTCGCCGATGCCTGAAGCGGTTCATCACACCCGTCTGCTCGTCAATGCACGCCGCCGCCGCGACATCATCGGCGGACTCGTCATGGCGTTCCTCGGCCTCGTCTTCGTCCCGATGCTCTACGCCTCCGGCCTCATGAGCATCGTCATGGTCAACAAACTCGGCCAGTTCGTCGCATTCTCCATCGTCGCCATCGGACTCGATCTCGTCTGGGGATACATGGGCGTCCTGAGTCTCTGCCAGTTCCTCTTCTTCGCCATCGGCGGTTACGCCATGGGCATGTACCTCGCCCTGCACGGCCCGCTCGACGGCGTACATAATGTCCCTCGTGCCCTCTACGTCGTCTCCTCCAGCGTCGGCGACATCTCCCTTCCATGGTTCTGGCGCCCCTTCAAATATTTTCCCCTCGCCGTCATCCTCGGGCTCTCGCTCTCCGGTTTCATCGCCTTCCTCGTCGGCCTCAGCGGATTCATCAGCCGGGTCCGAGGCGTGTACTTCTCCATTCTCACGCAGGCCATCACTGTCGCCTTCTGGCTCATCTTCCAGAAAAACGACATCCGTCTCTGCGGCACCAACGGGCTGACCAACTTCGTCACCATTCTCGGCTATAAACTCGCCAGCGATACCGACGCTGCCTGGTACATGCAGACGCGCTTCTGGCTCTATATCGTTTCCGTCCTCTGCATGCTTCTCGCGTTCTTCGTGGCCAGACTGCTCGTCAATTCGCCCTTCGGCCGCGTCCTCATCGCCGTGCGCGATGACGAATCGCGCCTGCGGTTCTTCGGCTACAAAACATGGATGTTCAAAACGATGACTTTCACGATCGCCGGCGTCTTTGCCGGTGTCGGCGGCATGCTCTACTCGCCGCAGAAGGGCATTATCACCCCCGAACAGATGACCGCCTTCGCGTCGATCCTCGTCGCCGTATGGGTCGCGCTCGGCGGGCGCGGCACGCTCTGGGGCGCCGTGCTGGGGACCATCGCCGTCAATCTCCTCTATGACACCCTGACCTCGCGTGTCCCCGATGCCTGGCCATTCGCGCTGGGCGGATTGTTCATCCTCGTCGTCCTGATCCTGCCCGGCGGATTGATGAGTCTGCCCGAAAAACTTGCGGGATTGGCGAATCGCGCCAAAACCGCCCCCGCGCCTGCGACGACCGCCAACAAGGATGCCGTCGCGGAAGTCGTGCCCAACGGGGGTGAGTCATGA
- the urtE gene encoding urea ABC transporter ATP-binding subunit UrtE, with product MVRITDLNFAYGGVQALRDVNMVIPTGKVTCVMGRNGVGKTTLMRNIMGLLKPASGSIIVDGQDMTRAPAHRTAKGGVAIVPQGRMIFPKLTIEENLRVALSARRDGKRKIPAQIYDTFPVLKQMSKRRGGDLSGGQQQQLAIARAMVGEPKVMLLDEPTEGIQPNIIQQIGHVLHRLIDEMGMTIILVEQYLDFVKEFGHHFYVMNRGRVVAEGATDQLTSQIVREHLSV from the coding sequence ATGGTCCGGATCACCGACCTGAACTTCGCCTACGGCGGCGTGCAGGCGCTGCGCGATGTGAATATGGTGATTCCCACGGGAAAAGTGACCTGTGTGATGGGCCGCAACGGCGTGGGCAAGACGACACTGATGCGCAACATCATGGGGCTGCTCAAGCCGGCGAGCGGGTCGATCATCGTCGACGGTCAGGACATGACGCGCGCACCGGCACACCGGACCGCCAAGGGCGGCGTCGCCATCGTACCGCAGGGCCGCATGATCTTTCCGAAGCTGACGATCGAGGAAAACCTGCGCGTGGCGCTCTCCGCACGGCGCGACGGCAAGCGGAAGATTCCGGCGCAGATTTACGACACGTTCCCCGTGCTCAAGCAGATGTCCAAACGCCGCGGCGGCGATCTGTCCGGCGGGCAGCAGCAGCAGCTCGCCATCGCCCGCGCGATGGTCGGCGAGCCGAAGGTGATGCTTCTCGACGAACCCACCGAAGGCATTCAGCCCAACATCATCCAGCAGATCGGCCACGTGCTCCACCGCCTGATCGACGAGATGGGCATGACCATCATTCTCGTCGAACAGTACCTGGACTTCGTCAAGGAGTTCGGGCATCACTTTTATGTCATGAACCGCGGCCGAGTCGTTGCCGAGGGCGCGACCGATCAGCTCACTTCGCAGATTGTCCGCGAGCATCTGAGCGTGTAA
- the urtD gene encoding urea ABC transporter ATP-binding protein UrtD, whose amino-acid sequence MDPLHQYDYRNEGPRNSALWHHRYLLALEDVTAVFDGFKALDITDLAIGHNELRVVVGPNGAGKTTMCDVISGKTRPASGKVHFDGREITQDSETDIALSGVGRKFQIPNVFDSLTVYENILLSLPRYQGVFASIWEKESAEERDRILSILERVRLLDFLHHKAKNLSHGQRQWLAISALIIASPKLLLVDEPAAGLTDAETALTAELLLELKEQHTIICIEHDMEFVRQLGSRVTVLNEGRVLAEGTLAEVQANEQVIEAYLGR is encoded by the coding sequence ATGGACCCGCTGCACCAGTACGACTATCGCAACGAAGGCCCGCGCAACAGCGCGCTGTGGCATCATCGCTACCTGCTCGCCCTCGAAGACGTCACGGCCGTATTCGACGGCTTCAAGGCGCTGGACATCACTGACCTGGCCATCGGTCACAACGAGCTTCGCGTCGTCGTCGGGCCCAACGGGGCCGGCAAAACGACCATGTGCGACGTCATCTCCGGCAAGACCCGCCCGGCCAGCGGCAAGGTCCACTTCGACGGCCGCGAAATCACGCAGGACTCCGAAACCGACATCGCCTTGAGCGGCGTTGGACGAAAGTTTCAGATTCCCAATGTATTTGATAGTTTGACCGTTTACGAAAATATTCTGCTCTCGCTGCCGCGCTATCAGGGCGTGTTCGCGAGTATCTGGGAGAAGGAGTCGGCCGAGGAACGCGATCGCATCCTGTCGATTCTGGAGCGCGTGCGGCTTCTCGACTTCCTGCATCACAAGGCCAAGAATCTCAGCCATGGTCAGCGTCAGTGGCTTGCGATCAGCGCCCTGATCATCGCCAGTCCGAAGCTGCTCCTTGTCGACGAGCCGGCCGCGGGTTTGACCGATGCGGAGACCGCGCTGACGGCCGAACTGCTTCTGGAACTTAAAGAACAACATACCATCATCTGCATCGAGCACGACATGGAGTTCGTGCGTCAGCTCGGCTCGCGCGTCACGGTGCTTAACGAGGGCCGCGTGCTCGCCGAGGGCACGCTCGCCGAAGTCCAAGCCAACGAACAGGTCATTGAGGCGTACCTTGGAAGATAA
- the urtA gene encoding urea ABC transporter substrate-binding protein: MKSGSWKILGVVLAVALGVLGMRSAQADDVVKIGVLHSLSGTMAISETSLKDVVLMAADEINAAGGVKVGGKMYKIEPVVVDPASDWPLFAEKAKELITQHHVAATFGCWTSVSRKSCLPVFEEYDALLFYPVQYEGEEQSLNVFYTAASPNQQLVPAAAYMIDEVGSKKFYLLGTDYVFPRTANKVLKAYLISRGVPESNIMEEYTPFHHQDYQTIIGKVKKFAAGGGACILSTINGDSNVPFYKEFANQGLTADDCPIVAFSVAEDELRAMDVPPLVGHLACWNYFQSIDTPENKKFVAAFKAYCEKMNLPGGKDRVTDDPIEAAYYGVYVWKAAAEKADSFDVDKVRQAVYGMEFDAPGGKKKMHEKNQHTYKPVYMGEIQADGQFKIIWKTNGLVEPDSYSKLLWAGKEDQIPAPTGGPKK; this comes from the coding sequence ATGAAGTCGGGATCATGGAAAATCTTGGGTGTGGTGTTGGCGGTGGCGCTGGGCGTATTGGGGATGCGGAGCGCGCAGGCGGACGATGTGGTCAAGATCGGCGTGCTGCATTCGCTGTCGGGCACGATGGCGATTTCCGAAACGTCGCTCAAGGACGTGGTGCTCATGGCCGCCGACGAAATCAACGCCGCCGGAGGGGTCAAGGTCGGTGGAAAGATGTACAAGATCGAGCCGGTCGTCGTCGACCCGGCCTCGGACTGGCCGCTCTTCGCCGAAAAGGCCAAGGAACTCATCACGCAGCACCACGTCGCCGCGACGTTCGGCTGCTGGACCTCGGTGAGCCGCAAGAGCTGTCTGCCCGTGTTCGAGGAATATGACGCGCTGCTCTTCTACCCGGTGCAGTACGAAGGCGAAGAGCAGTCGCTCAACGTCTTCTACACCGCCGCGTCGCCCAATCAGCAGCTCGTCCCCGCCGCCGCGTACATGATCGATGAAGTCGGCTCCAAGAAGTTCTACCTCCTCGGCACCGACTACGTCTTCCCCCGCACCGCCAACAAGGTCCTCAAGGCCTACCTCATCTCCCGCGGCGTGCCCGAGTCCAACATCATGGAAGAGTACACCCCCTTCCATCATCAGGACTATCAGACCATCATCGGCAAGGTCAAGAAGTTCGCGGCCGGCGGCGGCGCCTGCATCCTCTCGACCATCAACGGCGACTCCAACGTCCCGTTCTACAAGGAATTCGCCAACCAGGGTCTGACCGCGGACGACTGCCCGATCGTCGCCTTCTCGGTCGCTGAAGACGAGCTTCGCGCGATGGACGTCCCGCCGCTCGTCGGTCACCTGGCCTGCTGGAACTATTTCCAGAGCATCGACACGCCCGAGAACAAGAAGTTCGTCGCGGCGTTCAAGGCGTACTGCGAAAAGATGAATCTGCCCGGCGGCAAGGACCGCGTGACGGACGATCCGATCGAAGCGGCCTACTACGGCGTGTACGTCTGGAAGGCGGCGGCGGAGAAGGCCGACTCCTTCGACGTCGACAAGGTGCGCCAGGCGGTCTACGGCATGGAATTCGACGCCCCCGGCGGCAAGAAGAAGATGCACGAGAAGAACCAGCACACCTACAAGCCCGTCTACATGGGTGAAATCCAGGCCGACGGACAGTTCAAGATCATCTGGAAGACCAATGGCCTTGTCGAGCCCGACAGCTACTCGAAGCTGCTCTGGGCCGGCAAGGAAGATCAGATTCCCGCGCCGACCGGCGGGCCTAAGAAGTGA
- the urtB gene encoding urea ABC transporter permease subunit UrtB: MNLPIFFAEVHGERRLRPPLRRRFNRVGLLLMMLFIGAATALAAPSSPEVDAKIRELALKFTEAREGEEAVAAMMDLRSDHVAVLFDRLMNRTVYLWKGQLVYCPELTKDAAGESVAPLFDLLDDKPLEVDGKPIVVPAREIESFQGHRRVRQAVKNAQSVIGLLVDDPAARLAAAKKVGDAREALALSQLRKMVNDDADAKIRQTARESELIIIAAGADPAGDAKAKLDAVKALGDMKSLRAMSMIEQMQTDNAKSEKPSKEDAAAFAAALDQIHAHQSFVSWVGTIFKGLSAGSILILMALGLGITFGLMGVINMAHGEMMMIGGVTTWAVEEFFKNNVSPEYFNWYFVAAFPLAFLAAALAGLLIEVLVVRHLYRRPLDSLLATIGLSLILIQAVRLWKGDNLGMSSPSWFTGGFEIMQDVTLPYNRLFIMLLTAVCVLAISAMMNFTRLGLMIRATVQNRQMAQSLGVNTKLVDACTFAFGAGLAGIAGYAFTLTSNVNPEMGQAYIVESFLVVVTGGVGKLIGVVCSGLGLGALLKFIEPLNLGFFAFDATWSKVLVLLLVVLFIQRRPSGLFPDKGRLADA; encoded by the coding sequence ATGAATTTACCGATATTTTTTGCGGAAGTTCACGGCGAGCGGAGACTCCGCCCGCCGCTTCGACGAAGATTCAATCGAGTCGGTCTGCTCCTCATGATGCTGTTCATTGGCGCCGCGACCGCACTTGCCGCGCCGTCGAGTCCCGAAGTCGATGCGAAGATCCGCGAACTCGCCCTCAAGTTCACCGAAGCCAGGGAAGGCGAAGAAGCCGTCGCCGCCATGATGGACCTGCGCAGCGATCATGTCGCCGTGCTTTTCGATCGGCTCATGAACCGCACGGTCTATCTCTGGAAAGGGCAGCTCGTCTATTGCCCTGAGCTTACGAAAGACGCCGCCGGCGAATCCGTCGCGCCGCTGTTCGATCTGCTCGATGACAAGCCGCTCGAAGTCGATGGCAAACCCATCGTCGTCCCCGCCAGGGAAATCGAATCGTTTCAGGGCCATCGCCGCGTACGTCAGGCCGTCAAAAACGCGCAGTCTGTCATCGGCCTTCTCGTCGACGACCCCGCCGCCCGGCTCGCCGCCGCCAAGAAAGTCGGCGACGCACGCGAGGCCCTCGCGCTGTCGCAGCTTCGCAAGATGGTCAACGACGACGCCGACGCGAAAATCCGTCAGACCGCCCGTGAAAGCGAGCTGATCATCATCGCCGCCGGCGCCGATCCCGCCGGTGATGCGAAGGCGAAGCTCGATGCCGTCAAGGCGCTTGGCGACATGAAAAGTCTCCGCGCCATGTCGATGATCGAGCAGATGCAGACCGACAATGCCAAATCCGAAAAGCCCTCCAAGGAAGACGCCGCCGCGTTCGCCGCCGCGCTCGATCAGATTCATGCTCACCAGAGTTTCGTCTCATGGGTCGGCACGATCTTCAAAGGTCTCTCCGCCGGATCGATCCTGATTCTCATGGCGCTGGGGCTCGGCATCACGTTCGGCCTCATGGGCGTCATCAACATGGCGCACGGCGAAATGATGATGATCGGCGGCGTGACGACCTGGGCCGTCGAAGAGTTCTTCAAGAACAACGTCTCCCCCGAATATTTCAACTGGTACTTCGTCGCCGCCTTCCCGCTCGCGTTCCTCGCCGCCGCGCTCGCCGGCCTGCTCATCGAAGTCCTCGTCGTGCGCCATCTGTATCGCCGTCCGCTTGACTCGCTGCTCGCGACGATCGGCCTGAGTCTCATCCTGATTCAGGCCGTCCGACTTTGGAAGGGCGACAACCTCGGCATGAGTTCGCCAAGTTGGTTCACCGGCGGTTTCGAAATCATGCAGGACGTCACGCTCCCGTACAACCGCCTGTTCATCATGCTGCTGACCGCCGTGTGCGTGCTGGCCATCTCCGCCATGATGAACTTCACGCGACTGGGCCTGATGATCCGCGCCACCGTGCAGAATCGTCAGATGGCGCAGAGTCTGGGCGTCAACACCAAGCTCGTCGACGCATGCACCTTCGCCTTCGGCGCCGGCCTGGCGGGCATCGCCGGCTACGCCTTCACGCTGACAAGCAACGTCAACCCCGAAATGGGGCAGGCCTACATCGTCGAATCCTTCCTCGTCGTCGTCACCGGCGGCGTCGGCAAACTGATCGGCGTCGTCTGCTCCGGTCTTGGCCTCGGCGCGCTTCTGAAATTCATCGAACCGCTCAACCTCGGATTCTTCGCCTTCGATGCGACCTGGTCCAAGGTGCTCGTGCTGCTGCTCGTCGTGCTGTTCATCCAGCGCCGCCCCTCCGGACTCTTCCCGGACAAGGGGAGACTCGCCGATGCCTGA
- a CDS encoding M48 family metalloprotease translates to MRYVFALAISMLTLTATGCTTADPGRLAWRNWAHQQGGLIVAGAAVDRAEAVMDQLHRAGCGGKVAVCVLDSDALAAYAWPADRIFVTRGLIEKTLPDELAAAMAHELGHLISDGHLAVGWSLQGVGNTLDKEQAADQFGCRMLGRAGMDRGAMERLLVKVRGAAPDPQLRSRIDQRIAHLRAG, encoded by the coding sequence ATGCGGTATGTGTTCGCCCTGGCGATTTCGATGCTGACGCTGACGGCGACCGGTTGCACGACAGCCGATCCGGGGAGGCTGGCGTGGCGGAACTGGGCCCATCAGCAGGGCGGCTTGATCGTCGCCGGGGCGGCGGTGGACCGTGCCGAGGCGGTCATGGATCAGCTTCACCGGGCCGGCTGCGGGGGGAAAGTGGCGGTCTGCGTCCTCGACTCGGACGCGCTGGCCGCCTACGCCTGGCCCGCCGATCGCATTTTCGTGACCCGGGGTCTCATTGAAAAGACGTTGCCCGACGAGCTCGCCGCCGCGATGGCGCACGAGCTTGGGCATTTGATCAGCGACGGGCATCTGGCCGTCGGCTGGTCGCTGCAGGGTGTCGGCAACACCCTTGATAAGGAACAGGCGGCGGACCAGTTCGGTTGCCGCATGTTGGGTCGGGCCGGCATGGACCGCGGCGCGATGGAGCGCCTGCTTGTCAAAGTCCGCGGCGCGGCGCCGGACCCGCAGCTTCGCTCGCGGATCGATCAGCGCATCGCGCACCTGCGGGCGGGGTGA